From Paenibacillus sp. PK3_47, the proteins below share one genomic window:
- a CDS encoding ATP-binding cassette domain-containing protein — MTKETRGASGTVVLSVDKVRKKIGRKWIIDDVTFDVKEGEIFGFLGPNGAGKTTTIRMLVDLIRPSEGTITVCGYNVNRDPEKALRYVGSIVENPEVYTYLTGWENLQHFARMQPGVDTARIAEVVDTVRLDQRIHDKVSTYSLGMRQRLGIAQALLGRPRLLILDEPTNGLDPKGIKELREFIRTLAEEGLAVFVSSHLLSEIQLLCDRVAIISKGRVLAVGGVEELVASNSPYVLWELAPLEQAAAILSARPEISLLQPDEVTLDDTVTAGMGPNSLISVMDEGLIPEVVASLVAAGVEVRAVHKISPTLEQLFLKLTEGEPID; from the coding sequence ATGACAAAAGAGACACGCGGAGCATCCGGGACAGTCGTATTGTCTGTGGACAAGGTCCGCAAAAAAATAGGACGTAAATGGATCATTGATGACGTCACCTTTGACGTAAAAGAAGGGGAAATCTTCGGATTTCTCGGACCGAACGGGGCCGGCAAAACAACCACCATCCGCATGCTCGTGGATCTGATCCGTCCCAGCGAGGGCACGATCACCGTCTGCGGGTATAATGTAAACCGTGATCCGGAAAAAGCGCTCAGATACGTCGGTTCCATCGTAGAGAACCCAGAGGTTTATACGTATCTGACAGGCTGGGAAAATCTCCAGCATTTCGCCCGTATGCAGCCGGGGGTGGACACAGCGAGAATTGCAGAAGTAGTGGATACTGTACGGCTGGATCAGCGGATACATGACAAGGTGAGCACTTATTCACTGGGGATGCGCCAGCGGCTGGGGATCGCCCAGGCCCTGCTGGGACGTCCGCGGCTGCTTATTCTGGACGAGCCTACGAACGGTCTGGACCCCAAAGGAATCAAGGAGCTGCGCGAATTTATCCGTACGCTTGCCGAGGAAGGCCTTGCGGTGTTTGTCTCCAGCCATCTGCTGAGCGAAATTCAGCTGCTGTGCGACCGCGTAGCGATCATCAGCAAAGGCCGTGTACTGGCGGTGGGCGGCGTGGAGGAGCTTGTTGCCAGCAACTCCCCGTATGTCTTGTGGGAGCTTGCGCCTCTGGAACAGGCAGCTGCTATTCTGTCCGCACGTCCGGAAATCTCGCTGCTCCAGCCGGATGAGGTGACTCTTGATGACACTGTTACCGCCGGAATGGGACCGAACTCTCTGATATCTGTAATGGATGAAGGCCTGATCCCGGAAGTTGTAGCCTCTCTCGTTGCGGCGGGGGTGGAAGTCAGGGCCGTGCATAAAATAAGTCCCACACTGGAACAGCTATTCTTGAAGCTAACGGAAGGTGAACCTATTGACTAA
- a CDS encoding CAP domain-containing protein, with protein MKSKTLKAMIGGSVAAVMALSISLPSQAGAAAGTAATTGGTVNITQLMKYFNQYSNNTYTFGNTTVTVSKGQAVANPAKPAAPSAKPAATAKPVAVAKPAATAKPVATAKPAATAKPVAAVPAANATFVQQVVSLVNKERAAAGLSAVTALDSLNKVAAAKATDMRSNNYFSHTSPTYGSPFDMMTQFGVTYRAAGENIAMGQKTPQEVMTAWMNSEGHRANILSPNFNYIGVGYDNNYWVQEFIGK; from the coding sequence ATGAAAAGCAAGACATTAAAAGCAATGATCGGTGGAAGCGTAGCTGCTGTAATGGCGCTTAGCATTTCTCTTCCGTCACAAGCGGGAGCAGCCGCTGGAACTGCAGCAACAACCGGGGGAACGGTTAACATTACGCAACTGATGAAGTATTTCAATCAATATAGCAACAACACGTACACCTTTGGCAATACTACAGTAACTGTGTCCAAAGGACAAGCTGTGGCTAATCCGGCAAAACCTGCTGCTCCATCAGCGAAACCGGCTGCAACAGCAAAACCTGTTGCTGTTGCCAAGCCTGCCGCCACTGCGAAGCCGGTAGCAACGGCTAAACCGGCCGCCACTGCGAAACCTGTAGCAGCAGTACCAGCAGCCAACGCGACGTTCGTTCAGCAGGTTGTCAGCCTCGTGAATAAGGAACGCGCAGCAGCCGGATTGTCCGCTGTAACCGCACTGGACAGCCTGAACAAAGTAGCAGCAGCCAAAGCAACGGATATGCGCAGCAATAACTATTTCTCGCATACTTCGCCTACTTACGGATCACCGTTTGATATGATGACCCAGTTTGGCGTAACTTACCGCGCTGCCGGTGAGAATATCGCCATGGGACAAAAAACACCTCAGGAAGTCATGACCGCCTGGATGAACAGTGAAGGCCACCGTGCCAACATCCTTAGCCCGAACTTTAACTATATCGGTGTAGGCTATGACAACAACTACTGGGTACAGGAATTCATCGGCAAATAA
- a CDS encoding GNAT family N-acetyltransferase — translation MNSSTQEQVLQIRKCGMNDLERVTALLREFGYPTTLSVMKERLEGMDSDPFRYTMVAELNNEVEGMIEIRQVHSYYKQADCIMEITALIVSEDLRGNGLGKRLVSAAEDWARQRGCSQLFLRSGNRVERAPAHAFYRHMGFEMSSGYRFNKALI, via the coding sequence ATGAACAGTAGTACTCAGGAGCAGGTACTGCAAATTCGCAAATGCGGCATGAATGATCTGGAGAGAGTCACAGCCCTTTTGCGGGAATTCGGCTATCCGACAACGCTTAGCGTGATGAAAGAGAGACTGGAAGGCATGGACAGCGATCCTTTCCGTTATACTATGGTCGCTGAACTGAACAACGAAGTTGAGGGAATGATTGAAATCCGGCAGGTGCATTCCTATTACAAACAGGCAGATTGTATTATGGAAATTACTGCACTGATCGTATCAGAGGATTTAAGAGGGAACGGTCTCGGCAAAAGACTGGTTTCCGCAGCGGAAGACTGGGCGCGCCAGCGCGGCTGCAGCCAGCTGTTCCTTAGAAGCGGCAACCGGGTCGAACGTGCTCCGGCACATGCTTTTTACCGCCATATGGGCTTTGAGATGTCCTCCGGCTACCGTTTCAACAAAGCGCTTATATAA
- a CDS encoding ATP-binding protein: MFETLLLNFLFLLFPVLIVVIFFENKANRYNNKILVAMSAVTMLLCIAKPIQLDMGFIFDLRYVPFILVALFGGYKNVFPLYVLLNVYRFYVGGAGFLPSFLFSTAVVLAVPFFSKRFIRLRANRRIVWATAAAVLTMGIYLVVLGLMKGTLDSQFWLLTLYALTTHVMVMSILMILIEQIITNIKNRDRILHSERLNVVSELAASVSHEIRNPLTVTSGFLQLLKKSNNISPQEKDYVELSLQELNRAEKIVSDFLSFAKPQFGNMVHSNLRAEAEYTKNIIMPFAAIHKVEVQFTFSNTLNTSYDKNQIQQCLINLYKNGIEAMKEKGGGTLTIDISEKKQHILISIGDTGIGMTKDEITRLGKPYYSTKKEGTGLGMLMVYSAVNKVKGVIDVKSEKGKGTTFLIKIPV, from the coding sequence TTGTTTGAAACCTTACTGTTAAACTTTTTGTTCCTGTTGTTCCCGGTTTTAATCGTTGTCATTTTTTTTGAAAACAAGGCAAACCGCTATAACAACAAAATACTTGTAGCCATGTCAGCTGTGACGATGCTCCTGTGCATTGCCAAGCCGATTCAGCTGGATATGGGCTTTATTTTTGATCTGCGGTATGTTCCGTTTATCCTTGTGGCTCTTTTTGGCGGCTATAAAAATGTATTCCCGTTATATGTGCTGCTCAATGTATACCGTTTTTATGTCGGCGGCGCCGGATTTTTGCCATCCTTCCTGTTCTCAACAGCAGTGGTGCTGGCGGTACCGTTTTTCAGTAAAAGATTCATCAGGCTCCGCGCCAACCGCCGGATTGTCTGGGCAACCGCGGCAGCCGTGTTAACGATGGGAATCTATCTGGTTGTATTGGGGCTGATGAAAGGGACGCTGGACAGCCAATTCTGGCTCCTCACACTTTATGCCTTGACGACACATGTGATGGTAATGAGCATTCTTATGATCTTGATCGAACAGATTATTACCAATATCAAGAACCGTGACCGGATTCTGCATTCGGAGCGCCTTAATGTGGTCAGTGAACTGGCTGCGAGTGTGTCACATGAGATCAGAAACCCGCTCACCGTGACCAGCGGTTTTTTGCAGCTGCTTAAAAAGTCCAACAACATCTCGCCCCAGGAGAAGGATTATGTCGAATTGTCTTTACAGGAGCTGAACCGTGCCGAGAAGATTGTCAGTGATTTTCTTTCTTTTGCCAAGCCGCAATTCGGTAATATGGTCCATTCCAATCTCCGGGCGGAGGCAGAGTACACCAAGAATATTATTATGCCGTTCGCAGCCATTCATAAGGTCGAAGTCCAGTTCACCTTCAGCAACACGCTCAATACAAGCTATGACAAGAACCAGATTCAGCAGTGCCTGATCAACCTCTACAAGAACGGGATTGAAGCCATGAAGGAGAAGGGCGGAGGCACGCTTACCATCGATATTTCCGAAAAAAAACAGCACATCCTGATCAGCATCGGGGACACGGGGATCGGCATGACCAAGGACGAAATCACGCGGCTCGGCAAGCCGTATTATTCCACCAAAAAAGAGGGGACAGGCCTCGGCATGCTCATGGTCTACAGCGCTGTAAATAAGGTAAAGGGTGTCATCGACGTTAAAAGCGAGAAGGGGAAGGGGACGACCTTTTTAATCAAAATTCCTGTTTGA
- a CDS encoding GDSL-type esterase/lipase family protein yields MNDSRWTWRSVSLISIAATVILIAGFVYAVNDILHPKGEALLTSLPQETAAPAAEVVDEYRILALGDSLAKGTGDNSGNGFVRRTVEGLSADGLKAALLGNMGINGQTTAGLLSSLKEEGVQYAVRQANIILLSIGGNDLFQDSGITGTPDDEELTPQSLLAALPEASKRLGDILQYITELNPQAQIYYVGLYNPFGDVPDLLVPGNQAVTLWNNAAMDIMNTHSNMTLVPTFDLFNRHLDKYLSGDHFHPNEEGYQRMGERIVQAVR; encoded by the coding sequence GTGAATGATTCCAGATGGACATGGCGGAGTGTAAGCCTGATTTCCATAGCGGCAACTGTAATATTAATTGCCGGGTTTGTATATGCGGTTAACGATATTCTTCATCCCAAGGGCGAGGCGCTGCTGACTTCATTGCCTCAGGAGACGGCTGCACCTGCTGCAGAAGTGGTTGATGAATACAGAATTTTGGCCTTGGGGGATTCATTAGCCAAAGGCACCGGGGACAATTCCGGCAACGGTTTTGTCAGACGGACAGTGGAGGGCTTGTCTGCAGACGGACTCAAAGCTGCACTGCTCGGAAATATGGGGATTAACGGACAGACAACAGCAGGCCTTTTAAGCAGCTTGAAAGAAGAGGGTGTCCAATACGCTGTACGGCAGGCAAATATTATATTGCTCTCCATCGGCGGGAACGATCTGTTTCAGGACTCCGGAATCACGGGGACTCCAGATGATGAAGAGTTGACGCCCCAGTCCCTGCTGGCGGCGCTGCCTGAGGCTTCCAAGCGGCTGGGCGACATTTTGCAGTACATTACGGAGCTTAATCCGCAGGCTCAAATTTATTATGTGGGATTATATAACCCGTTCGGAGATGTGCCCGATCTTCTCGTGCCCGGCAACCAGGCGGTAACTCTCTGGAACAATGCAGCCATGGATATTATGAATACGCACAGCAATATGACGCTGGTACCGACCTTTGATCTGTTCAACCGCCATCTGGACAAGTACCTCTCGGGCGATCATTTTCATCCGAACGAAGAAGGGTATCAGCGGATGGGGGAACGGATTGTTCAGGCTGTGCGCTAA
- a CDS encoding ABC transporter permease produces MTNLLPLIRNECLKIIKKKRFYVILLILVVLVPMFTYAQMRAAERSRDKFNSDWRLEIQQQITDNQNSLSSDRIPEEWKSYRRIFVQQLQYYLDHDVNPNEPSGVTFTREFLDNSVSLFIPLLIMAVASDLVSGERTTGTIKMLLTRPVKRWKVLFSKLAALLMFVSLIVLSVFVISYLISGLAFGYKGFNVPVFTGFQISGDTVDMSAVHAVPQWKYLLMQGGLIWYVSVVVALLAFMVSVLVRSTAASIVVMMAALIAGSILTNMASAWTTAKYLFMVNLGLTGYLSGTPAPIEGMTLTFSMAVLAVWGALAAIISFAVFTKRDILN; encoded by the coding sequence TTGACTAACCTGCTGCCGCTCATCCGAAATGAGTGCCTGAAGATTATTAAAAAGAAACGTTTTTACGTTATATTGCTTATTCTGGTTGTGCTTGTACCTATGTTCACGTACGCGCAGATGCGCGCTGCAGAACGCAGCCGGGATAAATTCAATTCCGACTGGAGGCTGGAAATCCAGCAGCAGATTACCGACAACCAGAATTCGCTCAGCAGTGACCGGATTCCCGAAGAGTGGAAATCGTACCGGCGGATCTTTGTCCAGCAGCTGCAGTACTATCTGGACCATGACGTCAATCCGAACGAGCCCAGCGGCGTAACCTTCACCCGTGAATTTCTGGACAATTCGGTATCTCTTTTTATACCACTGCTGATTATGGCTGTAGCTTCTGATCTGGTATCCGGGGAACGGACGACAGGAACGATCAAAATGCTGCTGACACGGCCGGTCAAACGCTGGAAGGTGCTGTTCAGCAAGCTGGCTGCGCTGCTGATGTTCGTGTCCCTGATTGTCCTTTCGGTTTTTGTCATCAGCTATCTCATTTCGGGCCTGGCCTTCGGATATAAAGGCTTTAATGTTCCGGTATTTACCGGCTTTCAGATCAGCGGTGATACGGTGGATATGTCGGCTGTGCATGCCGTACCGCAGTGGAAGTACCTGCTGATGCAGGGCGGATTGATCTGGTATGTAAGCGTAGTGGTGGCGCTGCTGGCTTTTATGGTTTCAGTGCTCGTGCGCAGTACGGCAGCAAGTATCGTGGTCATGATGGCTGCGCTGATTGCCGGCAGCATTCTGACAAATATGGCCTCAGCCTGGACAACGGCGAAATATTTGTTTATGGTCAATCTGGGGCTGACGGGATATCTGTCGGGTACTCCGGCCCCGATCGAGGGCATGACGCTGACTTTTTCCATGGCCGTATTGGCCGTTTGGGGAGCTCTGGCAGCAATCATTTCATTCGCCGTCTTTACGAAAAGGGATATTTTGAATTAG
- the parE gene encoding DNA topoisomerase IV subunit B, which yields MLEQIDMFAKVSKNGDDSRTGYDADDIQVLEGLVAVRKRPGMYIGSTSSSGLHHLVWEIVDNAVDEHLAKFCSKIDITLRKDGSVTVIDNGRGIPTGMHKTGVPTPQVVFTILHAGGKFGGSGYKKSGGLHGVGASVTNALSEWLEVEIYREGKVHRQRFEYWVDKQGKEHVGEPVTGLEITGNTNKTGTKITFKPDIRVFANGIALNYDTLAERVQEIAFLNSGLRINLSDERSGRQDEYFYEGGASQFVQFLNEGKDVLHDVVHFSSEKDEIEVEVALQYNAGYTETLASFVNSIPTRSGGTHETGFKTAYTRVMNEYARRTQLLKEKDKNLEGNDLREGMMAVISVKMAEVEFVGQTKDQLGSASARSAVDYIVAENMARFLEENPQVAQSLLKKSIQASKAREAARKARDEIRSGKKRSESSNLGGKLSPAQSKDVTRTELFIVEGDSAGGSAKQGRDSKIQAILPLKGKPMNPEKAKLLDILKNDEYKAIISTIGAGIGPDFAVEDSNYSKIIIMTDADTDGAHIQVLLLTFFYRYMKPLLDAGKIYIAQPPLYKLTRKSGKLETVRYAWSDEELQNYLKEFGKNFELQRYKGLGEMNPEQLWETTMNPDSRALLQVQIEDAAKAERRVSTLMGDKVDPRKRWIVENVDFTEIVE from the coding sequence ATGCTCGAACAGATCGACATGTTTGCAAAAGTCTCCAAGAACGGCGATGACAGCCGGACTGGATACGATGCTGACGACATTCAGGTGCTCGAAGGTCTGGTTGCGGTACGCAAACGGCCCGGCATGTACATCGGCAGTACGAGTTCCTCGGGGCTGCACCATCTTGTATGGGAAATAGTGGATAACGCCGTAGATGAGCATTTAGCCAAGTTTTGCTCGAAGATTGACATTACATTACGTAAGGACGGTTCTGTTACCGTCATTGATAACGGGCGGGGGATCCCGACCGGAATGCATAAGACCGGAGTGCCGACACCGCAGGTTGTATTTACAATTCTGCATGCAGGCGGCAAGTTCGGCGGTTCAGGCTACAAAAAGTCCGGCGGTCTGCACGGCGTCGGCGCTTCTGTAACCAATGCGCTGTCCGAATGGCTGGAAGTGGAGATTTACCGTGAAGGCAAGGTTCACCGTCAGCGCTTCGAATATTGGGTAGACAAGCAGGGAAAAGAGCATGTCGGCGAGCCTGTTACCGGACTGGAAATTACGGGAAATACGAACAAAACCGGTACGAAGATCACCTTCAAGCCGGATATTCGCGTCTTTGCGAATGGCATTGCCCTGAACTATGATACTTTGGCGGAACGGGTGCAGGAAATTGCCTTCCTGAACTCCGGCCTGCGGATTAATCTCAGCGACGAGCGCAGCGGCCGTCAGGACGAATATTTCTACGAAGGCGGCGCCAGCCAGTTCGTGCAGTTCCTGAATGAAGGCAAGGATGTGCTGCATGATGTCGTTCATTTCAGTTCGGAAAAGGATGAGATTGAGGTGGAGGTGGCTCTGCAGTATAACGCCGGTTATACGGAGACGCTGGCTTCTTTCGTAAACTCCATCCCGACCCGCAGCGGCGGTACGCATGAGACGGGCTTCAAGACCGCTTATACGCGGGTGATGAATGAATACGCCCGCCGCACACAGCTGCTGAAGGAAAAGGACAAGAATCTGGAAGGCAATGACCTCCGTGAAGGCATGATGGCAGTCATCAGTGTCAAAATGGCTGAAGTGGAGTTTGTCGGGCAGACGAAGGATCAGCTGGGCAGCGCCTCTGCACGCAGTGCTGTTGATTACATTGTTGCCGAGAATATGGCCCGGTTCCTGGAAGAGAATCCTCAGGTGGCACAGAGCCTGCTGAAAAAATCGATTCAGGCCTCCAAGGCGAGAGAAGCAGCCCGCAAAGCGCGGGACGAGATCCGCAGCGGCAAAAAGCGCAGTGAGAGCTCTAACCTGGGCGGCAAGCTGTCGCCTGCGCAGTCCAAGGATGTTACCCGGACAGAGCTGTTCATTGTGGAAGGCGATTCCGCCGGCGGTTCTGCCAAGCAGGGCCGGGATTCCAAAATCCAGGCGATCCTCCCGCTTAAGGGCAAGCCGATGAATCCGGAGAAGGCCAAGCTGCTGGACATTCTCAAGAATGATGAGTACAAGGCGATTATCTCTACGATCGGAGCGGGAATCGGACCGGATTTCGCGGTTGAAGACAGCAATTATTCCAAAATTATTATTATGACCGATGCGGACACGGACGGGGCACATATTCAGGTACTGCTGCTGACCTTCTTCTACCGGTACATGAAGCCGCTGCTTGACGCCGGCAAAATCTATATCGCCCAGCCGCCGCTCTACAAGCTGACCCGTAAATCCGGTAAGCTGGAGACGGTGCGGTATGCCTGGAGCGATGAGGAGCTGCAGAATTACCTTAAGGAATTCGGCAAAAACTTTGAACTCCAGCGCTACAAGGGACTGGGCGAGATGAATCCCGAGCAGCTGTGGGAGACGACCATGAATCCGGATTCCCGGGCACTGCTGCAGGTGCAGATTGAAGATGCCGCCAAAGCGGAGCGACGCGTGTCGACGCTGATGGGCGATAAAGTCGATCCGCGCAAGCGCTGGATTGTCGAGAATGTTGATTTTACGGAAATCGTGGAGTAA
- the purT gene encoding formate-dependent phosphoribosylglycinamide formyltransferase, with protein sequence MWGAPFSAQSRKLLLLGSGELGKEVIIEAQRLGVETVAVDRYQDAPAMGVAHRSHVMDMLDAEGLKELIRAEKPDLVVPEIEAIATQALLELEEEGFTVVPTARAAQLTMDREGIRRLAAEELGLPTAAYRFADSLEELRQAVEELGTPCVIKPIMSSSGKGQSVCRKPEDAEDCWNTALEGARAKGTRVIVEAFVTFESEITLLTVRSISGTVFCPPIGHIQKDGDYVESWQPHFMSEEVLSEAQAIALAVTDQLGGFGIFGVELFLTEQGVLFSEVSPRPHDTGMVTMITQDLSEFALHVRAILGFPVDPVVLLTPGASATLKAEVSGQAFTVTGTREALRLPRTQVRIFGKPEIRPGRRMAVTLSAAEDVEIARTTARQAASMLKVEVCGDEQ encoded by the coding sequence ATGTGGGGAGCTCCCTTTTCAGCCCAAAGCCGTAAGCTGCTGCTCCTGGGCAGCGGAGAATTGGGGAAGGAAGTCATTATCGAAGCTCAGCGCCTTGGCGTAGAGACCGTAGCTGTGGACCGTTATCAGGATGCCCCGGCGATGGGCGTAGCCCATCGCTCTCATGTTATGGATATGCTGGATGCAGAGGGTCTTAAAGAGCTTATCCGTGCGGAGAAGCCGGACCTTGTCGTGCCCGAGATTGAAGCTATCGCAACACAGGCGCTTCTGGAGCTGGAAGAGGAAGGCTTCACCGTCGTCCCTACCGCACGTGCGGCGCAGCTGACGATGGACCGGGAAGGCATCCGCCGCCTGGCCGCAGAAGAGCTGGGTCTGCCGACTGCAGCTTACCGCTTCGCGGACAGCCTGGAGGAACTCCGCCAGGCCGTGGAAGAGCTTGGCACGCCTTGTGTGATCAAGCCGATTATGAGCTCTTCGGGCAAAGGCCAAAGTGTCTGCAGAAAGCCTGAAGATGCGGAGGACTGCTGGAATACAGCTCTGGAAGGGGCACGTGCCAAAGGAACCCGTGTCATCGTGGAGGCTTTCGTTACCTTTGAAAGCGAGATTACGCTGCTTACAGTCCGGTCGATCAGCGGCACTGTCTTTTGTCCGCCTATAGGCCATATTCAGAAGGACGGCGATTATGTCGAGTCCTGGCAGCCGCATTTCATGAGTGAGGAAGTGCTGTCAGAAGCTCAGGCTATCGCTTTAGCCGTAACGGATCAGCTTGGAGGTTTCGGGATTTTTGGAGTCGAGCTGTTTCTGACGGAGCAGGGCGTATTGTTCAGTGAAGTATCACCCAGACCGCATGATACCGGTATGGTAACAATGATTACACAGGATTTATCGGAATTTGCTTTGCATGTCAGAGCCATTCTTGGCTTTCCGGTGGACCCGGTAGTGCTGTTGACGCCGGGTGCTTCAGCTACCCTAAAGGCAGAAGTCTCCGGACAAGCCTTTACCGTAACCGGAACCCGTGAAGCGCTCAGGCTTCCCCGCACGCAGGTCCGGATATTCGGCAAGCCTGAGATCCGCCCTGGCCGGCGGATGGCAGTGACACTGAGTGCAGCGGAAGATGTGGAGATCGCGCGGACTACCGCCAGACAGGCGGCGTCTATGCTAAAAGTGGAGGTATGTGGTGATGAACAGTAG
- a CDS encoding WG repeat-containing protein, translating into MLRIKLNELVKGMDHGLVQTEVWKWDGIGWSPFGTEQEEDFIRADEDLFVTIPAEAGLYRVDYYKRPLEPLFALPEPDDSYLRADMLHPAPFKLKEGTLWGYINNDGRTVIEPRYEYAEEFQDNGLAVVQRKNSSGLIDSSGRERVKPIYNFIAPFSEGRAVASDAKGYTLIDEKGKEVTSARYDYLNSLSEGRALFSKQSTAGPSRYGYLDAQGKEVLPAIYEDAGDFTDGQALVKVSSGEYALIDLQGKVLHTYKYPFVGYPGDGLLAFQAAENGKYGYLRTDGSIAIEPQFTAALPFSGGRAVINTAENYGNAYGLIDKTGKLVVPAHYYEVMQLGEDRVALGTPIYADQPYRGSRYIIADAVTGRVLSTHPLLGVNNYQNGLASVYDAKDTYFIDKSGKKASQPPVISGSGTLSFSGNLIRADVDQRTAYYDRQGKQVWRQNGVIPLRPPYSVLEKKYKPNRDYLVYYPVVEGIASSEVSREVNDKLRSLSLAEGAGSGGSMQDFSYTGDFAVSFFRKNLLVLELEGYKFPFGAAHGMPTRIYTHINVKNGRFYRLGDLFKPGSKYVQKLSDIVGRQIAEDPQYSYVFPDTYKGITADQPFFVDGEALYLYFAPYEIAPYAAGFPTFRIPYAEIMGLISTEGEFWQSFH; encoded by the coding sequence ATGCTGAGGATCAAGCTGAATGAGCTGGTAAAAGGAATGGACCACGGCCTGGTGCAGACCGAAGTGTGGAAATGGGACGGGATCGGCTGGAGCCCATTTGGTACCGAGCAGGAAGAGGATTTCATCCGGGCAGATGAGGATCTGTTCGTCACGATTCCGGCCGAGGCGGGGTTATACCGTGTCGATTATTATAAAAGGCCTCTGGAGCCGCTGTTCGCCCTGCCGGAACCGGATGACAGCTACTTGAGGGCAGACATGCTGCACCCTGCACCCTTTAAGCTAAAAGAGGGCACGCTGTGGGGCTACATCAACAACGATGGCCGGACGGTGATCGAGCCGAGATATGAGTATGCGGAGGAGTTTCAGGATAACGGACTGGCGGTAGTGCAGCGCAAAAACAGCAGCGGGCTGATCGACAGCTCCGGACGGGAAAGGGTGAAGCCGATTTATAATTTTATTGCCCCGTTTTCGGAAGGACGCGCCGTGGCCTCTGATGCCAAGGGCTACACCCTGATCGATGAAAAAGGCAAAGAGGTAACCTCCGCACGGTATGATTATTTGAATTCGCTCAGTGAAGGCCGGGCGCTTTTTTCCAAACAGAGTACGGCTGGACCTTCACGCTACGGCTATCTGGACGCCCAGGGCAAAGAAGTGCTGCCGGCCATTTATGAAGATGCAGGAGATTTCACGGACGGCCAGGCGCTGGTCAAAGTCAGTTCAGGAGAATACGCGCTGATTGATCTGCAAGGAAAGGTTCTGCACACATACAAGTATCCTTTTGTGGGTTATCCGGGAGACGGTCTGCTGGCCTTTCAGGCTGCGGAAAATGGAAAATACGGCTATCTCCGGACGGATGGAAGCATTGCGATTGAACCGCAATTTACAGCGGCGCTCCCTTTTTCAGGAGGCAGGGCGGTCATCAATACAGCGGAAAATTACGGCAATGCCTACGGTCTGATCGATAAAACAGGAAAACTTGTCGTACCGGCTCACTACTATGAGGTAATGCAGCTTGGGGAGGACCGGGTAGCGCTCGGCACACCGATCTATGCTGATCAGCCTTACCGCGGCTCCCGCTATATTATCGCAGATGCAGTTACCGGCCGGGTGCTCAGCACGCATCCATTACTGGGGGTGAACAATTACCAGAACGGACTCGCTTCGGTGTATGATGCCAAGGACACTTATTTTATCGACAAAAGCGGTAAAAAAGCATCCCAGCCGCCCGTCATTTCCGGTTCCGGGACTTTATCCTTCAGCGGCAATCTGATTCGGGCAGATGTAGATCAGCGTACGGCCTATTATGACCGTCAGGGCAAGCAGGTTTGGAGACAGAACGGAGTGATTCCGCTTAGGCCGCCGTACTCTGTGCTGGAGAAGAAATATAAGCCGAATAGAGATTATCTGGTGTATTATCCCGTGGTGGAGGGCATTGCCAGCTCAGAGGTTTCCAGGGAAGTCAATGACAAGCTGCGCAGCCTTTCTCTTGCCGAAGGGGCTGGAAGCGGGGGCAGCATGCAGGATTTCAGCTATACAGGCGACTTCGCCGTATCTTTTTTCCGGAAAAACCTGCTCGTGCTTGAACTTGAAGGTTATAAATTCCCTTTCGGGGCTGCACACGGCATGCCAACCAGAATTTACACACACATCAACGTCAAGAACGGCCGGTTCTACCGTTTGGGGGACCTTTTCAAGCCTGGCAGCAAATATGTACAAAAGCTGAGTGACATCGTCGGCAGACAGATTGCCGAGGACCCGCAGTATTCTTATGTGTTTCCGGATACGTATAAAGGGATTACAGCAGACCAGCCTTTTTTTGTCGACGGGGAGGCCTTATATCTTTATTTTGCTCCTTATGAGATTGCTCCTTATGCGGCAGGTTTTCCAACGTTCCGGATTCCGTATGCGGAGATTATGGGCCTCATTTCGACGGAAGGTGAGTTTTGGCAGTCTTTTCATTAA